GGAATAAAGATGTTCATCCCGGAGCAGCCGAAATCGGATATGATTATTCGTTTATCCAAGCAGCTACCAACGACCGCGTTCCCTGTGTTTTCCTCGAAAACGGACGTGTAGTAGGATTGGATCCTAATGATCCGCTTTATGTGGATTACCGTAAGAACTTCCCCGGTGAACCCACCGGAAAGAATAACCCTGAATTGCTTCGGATGCATCCGAGTGTAGGGCATGCCGGTTCGATAGTAAATGGTGTTCCCCGTATCGGATTCCAAAAAGGCGGTAAGGCGGCACAATGGAAAGACGAAGAAATGGCGGAATTATTCCTGGATAAAGCCAAGCAGTTTGTCAACGACCATAAAAATGCTCCTTTCTTTCTCTATTACGGACTACACCAGCCACACGTGCCCCGTGTTCCGAATGAACGTTTTGTCGGTAAATCGGGTATGGGACCTCGTGGAGACGTAATCCTTGAAGCTGACTGGTGCGTGACCGAATTCCTCAATGAACTGGACAAACTGGGATTGGCAGAAAATACAATCGTAATATTGACTAGTGACAACGGTCCGGTGCTGGATGACGGATATAAGGATGATGCAGTAGAGTTGGTAGGCGACCATAAGATAGCAGGTCCGCTTCGCGGCGGAAAAACAAGTATGTTTGATGGCGGTACACGCATTCCTTTCATGCTTCGTTGGCCGGCAGCAGTGAAACCGCAGGTATCCGATGTCTTTGTATGCCAGATGGATTTGCTTGCTTCTTTTGCTTCTTTGTTGGGACAAACTTATTCGGATAAACTGGATAGCGAGAATACATTGGATGCTTTCTTGGGAAAGAGCAAGAAAGGACGCGAGGAACTCGTTATCGAAGGTATGTTCAATTATGCATACCGTCAGGGCGATTGGGCATTGATTCCGCCTTATTATAATCCGTATAGCAAGGAAGATGGTGAGTTTATCGGTTTGGGGTATGGATATAAGCTCTATAACTTGAAGAAGGATATCGGGCAACAAGAAAATTTGGCAGATAAATATCCGAAGAAACTGGGTGAAATGATTAATCGTTTCGAATATCTGAAATCGACTACAAATAAAGTGACTCGTTACTAACTTCTTGATGCGACAAATGATGAACAGCAGCATTAAAATTCCATTCTGGTGGAATTAATGTTGCTGTTCTTGTATTCTCCTATTGTTTCCCCATTATTACCCTTGAATAGTGAAAAAAAGCAATAAGAACAAAGAATAGTTAAAAAACGGTTATAAAATTAGGGTAACAGGTGATTTACGTGTATTTATCATTGTATTACGACAAGCATCTTATGTCTAATTCTAAATAAATAAAGCATGAAAAACAGTCATTCTCTTTCTTCGCGGTATCTCAAGTTCATCGCATTACTAGTATTGTTATTACATCCCATTTCATTTCTTTCCATACAAGCATCCGAAACTTCAGGAATCCTTCGGGCGGAAAGGGTAAATCCGACTACAGTCGATGTGCTGTTTACAAATAATCAGCGGATGACTATCGACTTCTACGGAGAGAACATCTTCCGTATCTTTCAGGATAACTCAGGAGGTATCATTCGTGACCCCGAAGCGAAACCTGAAGCACAAATACTTGTCGACCAGCCACGCCGCAAGGTGTCCGCTCTTACACTGAACGAAAAGGACGGCCGTATCATCCTGACTACCGGAAAGGTACGGGTTGAACTCGACAAACAGACATCCCTGATGAAAGTCTTTAACCTCGAAACAAACGTATGTGTCATCGAACAGACTGCCCCGGTGGTATTCAGTCCGAAAGAAGTGACCGTCACCCTGAAAGAACAGCCGGACGAATATTTCTACGGCGGCGGTGTACAGAACGGACGCTTCTCCCACAAGGGCAAAGTGATTGCCATCGAAAACCAGAATAGCTGGACAGATGGCGGAGTCGCTTCCCCCACCCCTTTCTACTGGTCAACAAAAGGCTATGGAATGATGTGGTACACCTTCAAGAAAGGCCAATATGACTTTGGCGCAACAGAAAAAAACGTAGTGAAACTATCCCATAATTCTTCTTACCTTGATTTATTTTACATGGTCAACGACGGAGCCGTTGCCCTGTTGAACGATTTTTATCAACTGACGGGTAATCCCGTCCTATTGCCCAAATT
The DNA window shown above is from Bacteroides faecium and carries:
- a CDS encoding sulfatase-like hydrolase/transferase; translated protein: MRNLDYVFYTLAGISSIPTTLLAGQAQPEKNPVDKQQPNIIMIVADDLGYGDLSCYGAHRISTPGMDRIANEGIRFTQGFCTAATSTPSRYSVMTGLYPWTNTEAKILPGNAALIIDTKKITLPKLMQQAGYATGSVGKWHIGLGDGNVDWNKDVHPGAAEIGYDYSFIQAATNDRVPCVFLENGRVVGLDPNDPLYVDYRKNFPGEPTGKNNPELLRMHPSVGHAGSIVNGVPRIGFQKGGKAAQWKDEEMAELFLDKAKQFVNDHKNAPFFLYYGLHQPHVPRVPNERFVGKSGMGPRGDVILEADWCVTEFLNELDKLGLAENTIVILTSDNGPVLDDGYKDDAVELVGDHKIAGPLRGGKTSMFDGGTRIPFMLRWPAAVKPQVSDVFVCQMDLLASFASLLGQTYSDKLDSENTLDAFLGKSKKGREELVIEGMFNYAYRQGDWALIPPYYNPYSKEDGEFIGLGYGYKLYNLKKDIGQQENLADKYPKKLGEMINRFEYLKSTTNKVTRY